The genomic DNA ATTCAGTTTTTTGTACGAGTTGAAAATAGTATAACAAAATATTTCAATACCAAAGGAGAATGTTCCAACTAAACCAAGAATAAGACTCTACCCTAGGTGCGAGTATAGAAGCCGATTGAtgtataggaaaggaaaagaaagtcTCATTGAGTCTAAAATTAAGATCACAGATATAGACATTGAACTTGTATTCTAAGGGTATCAGACTAAAAGTGGCACATAAATGAACAAAGATCGTTTTCATTCTATCTTCCATCCAAATATTCAGATCCTTAAAGAACATATCTAAAAAATAGTAAAGAGgtgaaaaaaataatgaaaaagtaTGGATAGAATTATGATATTTCTCCTATAGCTTCCCTTCTTCTTGTTAACAATCAATATTTTTCATGAGGTATgctccatttttttcttttttttgttgcATCTGGAGTAGACAATGTCGACATACCTTCAAGCGTCGTGCAAGCTCGTTGGAGTGCAAGATATTAGCCAACTTGGATTGCCCATAAGCCATTATATCGTTATATCTGAAGAAGAACACCATCAATTATTGTTATCAAGgatatcttcttctttctttttttttgttgccaaattgaTGATAGAATAACTTACGCTTTCTTGTCATTGAGTTTGTCGAACTTGATTCCTTCACTGTAAGGCCCAACGTGAGCGACTGAGGATAGATTCACGATGCGGCTCTCAATTCCTGTCTTTTCTGCAGTGGTTTTCAGTTTCTCAAGTAGAAGATTTGTCAGCAGGAAGTGACCTGAGATTAGAAGGAACATGTTAAACTCATAATCCTGATGAAGATCTGAATGATAAtgctaagtaaaaaaataaaaataccgagATGATTCATCGCAAACTGCATCTCTACTCCATCCTTTGAGAGCTTGAATGGGCAGTACATCACACCAGCGTTGTTTCTGAAAACGAATCGAAGATATAAACTTCAAGCTGAACCATGAGAGCACTCGACCATGAGAAGCTATGatgttattgttggttgctactcggaaaatctataggttccactgtacaaaaattttgtacaaaggtctgaaccttttcctagctaccatgtgttcttttaaattaaatttttgatcgcctgcggaacttaacacgtttgatccaaaacttaatctatttgttcttttaggttttgacttggatctcctgcggaacttaacacgttcgacccaagtctccttaagttattaattccattaaacattaatttccataaaaggttcccagtactgacgtggcgaggcacatggccttcttggatatgggagcaaccaccaccgactagacaaaacctttaatagaaagctaatatttaatttcctaaaataactttaggttaaccaaagagaacaatcaaatcacaaggaaaagaaagaaacaaaagaacacaacttaaaaacatattgaaatactagaacgtaagcctcttgtatttggtattatttccataaataactagcatgatgcgaaatagaaattactagttataccttgtagaaaaacctcttgatcttctaccgtattcctcttctaactcggacgttgtgtgggcaacgatcttccaagatgagaaaccatcaaccaccttcttctcctccaagcaaggttcgccacaaaagaaaagctttaccaaggagaaaaacaaaatactaaccaagctccaagagatgctagctttctctcttcttcttcttcttctccgagtagtatccgccaccacaagaactccaaggggagagagaggttcgccaccacaagaggaagagaaggagatgatggccacaccaaggaacaaagaggagaggaataatagatgttgtatcttgtaAAGGcaccctccccttcttttatattcctggcctaggtaaattaggaaatttaattacaataaattttccttaatttcttgacatgatttaattgagaaaaataaaataatatttccccaattaaacaatgatgaccggccaaatcaataggaagcaaattggacaagtttcaatcaacaattaaaactttccttatttgtttccggaaattttaaaaaataaaatttctctttaaaatctcttcatggttaataaaaggaaatatctataattttaattttattaacatgtgaataattttaaagagaaaataaaacatctctccaatctacaaataaggaaagagatttaatctctttctttaatcttttgtaaatcttttacaagagagttattttaattttaattctcttttaaattaaatcttccacataataataaacattaaaattaaattttctttttaattaattacggctctactagcttgggttcaagctagggccgaccaccttaaacccaagcttgcttggccagtCACCTAAgttgggtaggaaggtgggtatatgtgggtataagactttataaataagaggctacgataggaccgagaggaggaattggttttggtctcccgataaaattaagcatcccatgttcgcacacacaacttaattttatcaatgataattcattccactagagaactatcattgaactaccgcaccaatcccaaattacattttgggctccttcttatgagtgtgttagtctcctgtttaagatatcgaatgtccactaattaagtgagttcgacaactcatttaattaatttcttagtccaagagtagtaccactcaaccttattatcacgtcggactatgtccacctgcttcacgacaatccttatgagctcctcttgaggacattatcaacctagtatcactaggacacgcttccttctataatcaacaacacactataagtgatatcatttccaacttatcgcTTATTGAtgcatcgaactaaatctcacccattgataaattaaagaaataaatatcaaatatatgtgcttgttattatattaggattaagagcacacacttccataataactgaggtctttgttcctttataaagtcagcataaaaagaacgacctcaaatggtcctactcaatacactctaagtgtactagtgtaattatatagttaagataaactaacacctaattacactacgaccttccaatggtttgttcctttccatcttagtcgtgagctactgtttataatttataaggaaccgataacatgatcttctgtgtgtgacaccacacaccatgttatctacaatataaattaattgagcaactacatttatcataaatgtagacatttgaccaatgtgattcttatttctagataaatgtttataccaaaagctaggcttttagtatacactctaacagttattTTACTTACATCAAAATGTTGAGAGGGAGATTCATGGCAAGGAATTTCTCGACGAAGGCTCGGACAGATTTGAGTGAGCTGAGCAGCCTGAGCTCAATCTGGATGATGTCAATTCTAGCAGATGGAATGCTGTTCAGGATGTTCTGCTTCACGGCATTAGCAGCTTCCAAGTTCCTTGCACCGATGATGACATGGGCTCCTCTAAGGGCCGACACCCTTGCCGTCTCTGCTTCGATCCCACTGCTTCCACCTGGTCAGCAAGAACAGATCAAGCAATGGTTTAATTTGCGAACAAAGATTATTTTTGTATGACATCAGTACTGAAGAATCAAATTTTTCGGGCTAATGTTTAACTATCTTGCTTTAGTTAGAAGACAAATTGTAGCTTGAGCATAAGAGAAAAAATAGGCGAGAATACACATATCACTCTGGAACTATCAAGTTAATCTAGAAATGATTTAGGGAAGAGGTACTTTGTGGATAAAGATCCGATTTTTAGGGCCAATCAACTTTCTTTTTATTACTTCAAAGACAAATTTTACAATTAGGATGAGGACAATGGGGGGGAATAAGttagagaagaaaagaaatagcTCTTTGAAGCGAATAACACACATCTCAAACTATTAAGTACCAATTTTAAGCTAGAAACGACGAACTATACGGATTTAGAGCAGACTTAACTGTGAAAGTAGACAAAGTGGGAGGAAATGAAGAGAAAGGTACCGGCGACGATGACGGTGAGGCGAGAGGCGTCGATGCCCTCTGTGACCTGCTCGACGGTGTTGCCGGATCCAAATCCGCTAGGTCCTTTGATGCCGGTGGCTTCCCTCCAGTACCCCATAGCTTCTCTCTCAACAAAGCAACAGAAGAGAGAGATGAGAGAGAGGATAAGCGAAATCcgatgaaggaggaggaggaacgaGGCGATGCTATTTGTAGTGGCCTTTGCCTGGCTTGCTCGGTAATGGAGTTCGTGAAGGGTCGATATCGGGTCCGTGCGATGCTTCCGTGCCAAGCATTCACGATAGTGCCAAAGTTGACCTGACGGGGTAAAGGAAGAACAACGCCTGGGTCAACACGACGACATTGTCTAGGTTTAAGAATGAAAATGGGGCGATTAGGGCATTTGCTATTAGACGAAGAGGTGAAGGAATAAGGTGAGGAAATTTTTCCCACGGTCTTGACGGAGAGGAGTTCGGAGGGGAGGTTCTTAGAGAGGGGTTCGCCGGAGAGGGGTTTACCGGAGAGAAGTTAGACGGAGAGGGCATGAGAgaagttggatggagaaggcgaGAGATGAGAAGTTGTGAGAGGGGTTCGGGAGGTTTTCAGAAGATAGGTGTGGGTGCGAGTGAAACATAAGGGTGTTTCTACTCCTTacttgatccaacggtttgtatcatTCTAGATTTAATTTAGACGAGAACTTGACAATAGACAACACTAAAAGAATagtaatagacaacgcttttcaataAGCATTATCGTTGACCcacaaaaatcactaatagacaacgatttttaaaaaaacgttgtctattagtaagaaaataaagaaatagacaacgcttttcactaaaagcgttgttaaagaaaaaacgacaacgctttttaaaaaaaacgttgtgttttaagtgttgtaaaagcccaattttcttgtagtgattaggcttcctacagcataaggaactgtcttcatttcttctatcttctttgatgtcttcggagacatctctttagatgaagttactccatgcctgaaagatagaaaacctttcttggagttttgcatgctaaaacgagaaaggattgtatcgatatatgaagtttgggataagcacaacatccttttcttgcggtcccttattactttgatcccaagaatatgtgcgcattctcctaagtccttcatatcgaattgtttagacaaccatacccttacttctgacaacactttgatattgtttccaactaacaaaatgtcagctacgtatagtacaagaaataccaccacatttccatcacacttcttgtatacacaagactcatccggacattgaataaatccatacgactggattacttcattaaattggatattccaagaccttgaagcttgcttcagtccataaattgaccgattgagtttacacactagatgctctttgccttttgtaATAAACTcatttggttgcttcatatggatgttttcttcaagacttccgttaggaaagctgtcttgacatccatttgtcaaacctcataatccatatgagcggtaatagataagagtatccggatagacttaagcatagctactggcgaaaaggtttcctcataattgatttactctttctgagtataccccttcgcaacaagctttgctttgaaggtttccaccttcccatctatccatcttttccttttgtagatccacttacatccaacggcttttacaccatttggtggttctacaagctcccagaccttattagaatacatatattctatttcagaattcatcgacctttgccaagatactacatctttatctagaagtgcttcgtcatatgtccggggatcaggttcatgttcaccagggatcaagtccgaggactctcccaaaaatatgaatctttcaggttgcctcacaaccctcccactacgacgagacactatctgttgttgtgtatcatttatgatacgtgttgcaatttcttgtgatatttcatcttgcactgttggtactagactagacgtgccctctctaatttcttctagaacaatttcactcatggacttatggttcattacataatcttcctctaaaaatcgagcattgattctaacaatgatcttctgatttttaggattataaaacaaatcacctttcgttcctttaggatatcccacaaatagataaacttctgtacatgattccaatttgtcagtgtctcccttcagcacatgagatggactaccccatatctgaatgtgttttagactaggcttacgcctattccacaattcttgttgggtttttcgggccgcgaaaaccgcgttttcgcgacgcggaaaccccgaatcacccatgccactggatctcgtgcgaaggagagatttcaaaatttaaatacgagtatgagtttctacttagatctactcctagacctacatgaagaaagatttataccttcgatgcgaagcccttcacaatcccgcttgtcctcggttcgccggatctcgaaagtgtcaaagtagacacttctctatgtgtatccacacaagcaagagatggagaaaaatctctaaggatgtgctagcaaccttagagatcagtagggaggagagggagagcaagaagaaaactcaagaggaagaagaagatggagttacaaccacttgaatgaaaaaaatcaatttttcattccacctaaatGTGGcgggccacttcaaggcatgtaacccccatggaatatcaagagtcaagtctcttgatctcctccatgaggtggcatttggtcaagtcaaacttgaccaaatgaagaagccttgatgatgtggcattagtcaagtcaaagtcaagtcaaaacttgactcttcatcttcctacttaagtcaagtcaaacttgaccacttctctcccttggttgatctaatctaaccattggttcaagtcaattttaatttaatgaatctctattcattgaattaaattaattaaaagagtCTAAGTACAAATTAgcctcacttaacacatgaaccaaattgagtccaactcaattagcctactttggattactcttaatccaatttggttcatcatatgaatgtaATCATTTaagttcatctaatgaacctaatctccatctaattccccttagtgtgtgaccctataggttcttgtaacgttggcaatgcccctaaactcatttaggagcataagtaatgagcggtatctagcaagacatcattactacccaagttacaagaatgttgagatccaacatcaccttgtgactactaattgtgactcctcacaaaatatgacaaatgtccttctatcctagacatctagattgatcaatatgaggcatagaccgtgtcatcctctaatcaatctaaatcttgaactccaagtagactcactaaatcaaatgagctcaatatctcatattgactcatttgggcatggccatgcacttcgtggtctcactctatcaagaatatcgatgtctctcccatcatataggagggatagattccatctacatcactcacatccctccgcataatttattacatacccagtaatcgcctttatagtccacccaattacgggtgacgtttgacgaaaccaaagtacataactccttatgtagggaactatggtgacttcaggtctaaggactagtagtcatactaatagtcacatgagaaagtatatgacactcatataacgatccatgatactttctcatggcgggtcattcagtatacattctccaatgcatacccatgtgtcaacttgatatctctatatccatgacttgtgagatcaagtcatcgagttgacctacatgctagtcttattgcattaacattgtccctgaatgttaatactcgactaggaatgattaagagtagtgtttcctatatcatctcactatcagttcaactaaccgattgatataggtgagaaccgtctactcaaggacgttattatacttaatttatttggcaccaatacaagtaagtataataaccaaaaaccaaatgcctttatttatatagaatatgatacaacaagtccaaaatacaatcatcaaatgattggctctagggctctagctaacaatctcccactagcactagtgtcaaccagtgtaggctctaagcccaaatgacctagtgtgaccatcatgcttcctctgtgccaaagccttggtcaagggatctgcgatgttagccactgtaggtactctgcaaatcttcacatctcctctctcgatgatctctcgaatgagatggaagcgccgtagtatgtgtttggtccgctggtgtgagcgaggttccttcgcctgtgctatagctccattgttgtcacaatagagctcaatagggttagcaatgctaggaaccaccctaagttcagtgatgaacttgcgaatccaaactgtctcctttgctgcctctaatgcagcaatatactcggcctctgtcgtagaatcagctactgtgtcctgcttcgaactcttccagctcacagcaccaccattaatgcaaaacacgaaccccgactgcgatctatagtcatcctggtcggtctggaagctagcatcactgtaaccctttatagctagctcatcatggcctccatatatcaagaaatattctttagtccttcttaagtacttaagaatattcttgaccgctatccagtgactttcacctggatctgactggtatctgctcgtcatgctcaaagtatacgagacattaggtcgagtacatagcatggcgtacatgatcgatcctatggctgaggcataagggatctgatccatgcggtctctctcctctctagaagaggaaccttgagtctttgaaagactcacgccatgtgacatcggcagaaatcccttcttggagttctgcatagcaaaccgaaggagtaccttgtctatatatgtactctgacttaggttaagcaatctcttagatctatctctatagatctgtattcctagaatacgggatgtctcacctaagtccttcattgagaagcaactccctagccaggtcttgacagactgaagcaaagggatgtccttcccaatgagtagtatgtcatccacatacaatatgaggaagacaactatgtcccctacaaccttcttgtagacacaaggctcatcttcgttcttgatgaaaccaaactatttgattgcatcatcgaatcgaagattccagctccgagaagcttgctttagtccataaatggacttatgcagcttgcatactctgctagtatgctgtggatctacaaaaccctcaggttgtgtcatgtacacatcctcgagtaggtttccattcagaaacgcagttttgacatccatctgccatatctcatagtcatggtaggctgcaatagcaagcatgatccgaattgacttaaacatcgctactggagaaaaggtttcatcatagtcaataccatgaatctgcttgaaacctttagctaccaagcgacccttatagataagtccatccatgtcagtctttctcttaaagacccacttacacccaatgggttttaccccttcaggtggatcaaccaaagtccatacttggttggtgtacatggattccatttcggatctcatggcctcta from Zingiber officinale cultivar Zhangliang chromosome 4A, Zo_v1.1, whole genome shotgun sequence includes the following:
- the LOC121970424 gene encoding short-chain dehydrogenase TIC 32 B, chloroplastic-like isoform X1, whose translation is MGYWREATGIKGPSGFGSGNTVEQVTEGIDASRLTVIVAGGSSGIEAETARVSALRGAHVIIGARNLEAANAVKQNILNSIPSARIDIIQIELRLLSSLKSVRAFVEKFLAMNLPLNILINNAGVMYCPFKLSKDGVEMQFAMNHLGHFLLTNLLLEKLKTTAEKTGIESRIVNLSSVAHVGPYSEGIKFDKLNDKKAYNDIMAYGQSKLANILHSNELARRLKIHSGRCFVPVSS
- the LOC121970424 gene encoding short-chain dehydrogenase TIC 32 B, chloroplastic-like isoform X2: MGYWREATGIKGPSGFGSGNTVEQVTEGIDASRLTVIVAGGSSGIEAETARVSALRGAHVIIGARNLEAANAVKQNILNSIPSARIDIIQIELRLLSSLKSVRAFVEKFLAMNLPLNILINNAGVMYCPFKLSKDGVEMQFAMNHLGHFLLTNLLLEKLKTTAEKTGIESRIVNLSSVAHVGPYSEGIKFDKLNDKKAYTVVGVLSQSQADNPFLSIYLVEVSMQIVVFEAS